In the genome of bacterium, one region contains:
- a CDS encoding NTP transferase domain-containing protein has translation MHKKVRKAVIPVAGFGTRFLPATKAQPKEMLPLVDKPIIQYVVEDAVSAGIEDIILVTGWHKRNIEDHFDYPFELEKRLEEGGKHEQLEEIRRIAEMANFYYVRQKGPLGNATPIWNARHIIGDEPFLVLWGDDVFEASPSRSQQLIRAYEQHGGSAILAGLDAKNPDDYKRYGYAAGTKVGENALKIEEIIEKPGKPMENDHCAVVSGMLFTSDYFPALEEAMRRYEQQNTPGELVYVDGVKVLLEQNKDCYAIEVKDGKYYDCGNKLEYIKAVVEFGLKHDDLHDEFAEFLKNLKV, from the coding sequence ATGCACAAAAAAGTTAGAAAAGCCGTAATTCCTGTTGCTGGGTTCGGAACCAGATTCTTGCCTGCTACCAAAGCGCAGCCAAAAGAAATGTTGCCTTTAGTGGACAAACCAATCATTCAATATGTGGTGGAAGACGCTGTCTCTGCCGGTATCGAAGATATCATTTTAGTCACAGGGTGGCACAAGCGCAATATTGAAGACCATTTTGACTACCCGTTTGAGTTAGAAAAACGTTTAGAAGAGGGCGGAAAGCACGAACAACTAGAAGAAATTCGCCGAATTGCAGAAATGGCTAATTTCTATTATGTTCGCCAAAAAGGACCCCTGGGCAATGCGACTCCTATCTGGAATGCACGCCATATTATAGGCGATGAGCCATTTTTGGTGCTATGGGGGGATGATGTTTTTGAAGCCAGCCCTAGCCGCAGTCAGCAGCTGATCAGGGCATATGAACAGCACGGCGGAAGCGCCATTTTGGCTGGCTTGGATGCCAAAAACCCTGATGATTATAAGAGATATGGCTATGCTGCCGGTACGAAAGTCGGGGAAAATGCTTTAAAAATAGAAGAAATTATAGAAAAACCGGGAAAACCGATGGAAAATGACCATTGTGCCGTGGTCTCTGGAATGCTGTTTACCTCCGATTATTTTCCTGCTTTGGAAGAAGCAATGCGCCGTTATGAACAGCAAAATACCCCAGGCGAACTGGTTTATGTAGACGGAGTTAAGGTCTTATTAGAACAGAATAAGGACTGCTATGCGATAGAAGTTAAAGATGGCAAGTATTACGACTGTGGCAACAAGCTGGAATACATCAAAGCCGTTGTGGAATTTGGTTTAAAGCATGACGATTTGCATGATGAATTTGCAGAGTTCTTGAAAAATCTAAAGGTGTAA
- a CDS encoding YifB family Mg chelatase-like AAA ATPase, with protein MIQKILTATPDGYYAKLVEIETDVSNGLPATIIVGLLDTVVQESRERVRSAIKNSGYDYPATRISVNLAPGDIPKVGSHFDLPICLSILLASGIIVFEPSGKMFIGELSLDGRIRKGTAVLSMVLAAKQQSLSEVYVPLENYHEACLVKGVKVYAVQNLKEVINHLVHGAELHAPSLNEEEEIRLESEIDFGKIAGQSIAKRALLIAASGFHNIKMVGPPGSGKTMLARALAGILPKLTDEEVIETANLHSLAGKSSNRMRFRPFRSPHHTASMLSLIGGGAKPRPGEISLAHNGVLFLDELPEFDRNALEVLRQPLEDGSITITRARSTVTFPAKFILVTAQNPCHCGNYGDAKLVCSCRVVDVLRYNKKISGPLLDRIDLHLTVARLKYEEFSISDNQITSAEMRRLVEKAWSVQQRRFGGIKTNSEMNGDEIKKFCRLDSDSEQLLQKAADQFNLSGRAINRLLKVARTVADLEESRDIQSSHLAESLQYRINNSI; from the coding sequence ATGATTCAGAAAATTTTGACTGCAACTCCCGATGGGTATTATGCGAAGCTGGTGGAAATAGAAACTGACGTCAGCAACGGTTTGCCGGCAACTATCATAGTGGGACTGCTTGACACAGTAGTGCAAGAGAGTCGGGAAAGAGTAAGGTCGGCAATAAAAAATTCCGGCTATGATTATCCAGCCACTAGGATATCTGTGAACCTTGCTCCGGGGGACATTCCAAAAGTCGGTAGTCATTTTGATCTGCCTATATGTTTATCCATACTGCTGGCCAGCGGCATAATAGTCTTTGAGCCATCGGGTAAAATGTTTATTGGCGAGCTATCGCTAGACGGTCGGATACGCAAAGGTACAGCAGTGCTTTCCATGGTTTTGGCTGCCAAGCAGCAATCTTTAAGCGAGGTTTACGTTCCTTTAGAAAATTATCACGAAGCCTGTTTGGTTAAGGGTGTAAAAGTATATGCTGTTCAAAATTTAAAAGAAGTTATAAATCATTTGGTGCATGGTGCAGAGTTACACGCCCCGAGCTTAAATGAGGAAGAAGAAATTCGTTTAGAGTCAGAAATCGACTTTGGAAAAATCGCCGGGCAAAGCATTGCTAAGCGAGCTTTGCTAATTGCCGCTAGCGGTTTTCATAACATCAAGATGGTCGGCCCTCCGGGCAGTGGTAAAACTATGCTTGCTAGGGCTCTAGCAGGGATACTTCCTAAGCTTACTGATGAGGAAGTTATAGAAACTGCAAATTTGCATAGTTTGGCTGGCAAGAGTAGCAATAGAATGCGTTTCCGTCCGTTTCGATCGCCGCATCATACTGCGTCGATGCTGTCATTAATAGGAGGCGGAGCCAAACCACGGCCCGGCGAAATAAGTTTGGCTCATAATGGTGTTTTGTTTTTGGACGAACTGCCCGAATTTGATAGGAATGCGTTAGAAGTTTTGCGCCAGCCGTTGGAGGATGGAAGTATTACCATTACGCGGGCGAGGAGTACTGTAACCTTTCCGGCCAAATTCATTTTGGTTACTGCTCAGAATCCTTGTCATTGCGGAAATTATGGCGATGCAAAGTTAGTATGCAGTTGCCGGGTTGTAGATGTTCTCCGTTACAATAAAAAAATTTCTGGTCCGTTGTTGGATAGAATTGATCTGCATTTAACAGTTGCACGGTTAAAATACGAAGAGTTTAGTATCAGTGATAACCAAATTACTTCGGCAGAGATGAGAAGATTGGTCGAGAAAGCTTGGAGTGTTCAGCAACGTCGGTTCGGGGGCATAAAAACAAATAGCGAGATGAATGGCGACGAGATCAAAAAGTTTTGCAGACTTGATTCAGACAGCGAACAGTTATTGCAAAAGGCAGCTGATCAGTTCAACTTATCTGGCCGGGCAATAAACCGATTATTGAAGGTTGCCCGTACGGTTGCCGATTTGGAGGAGAGTAGAGATATTCAATCGAGCCATTTGGCAGAAAGTTTACAATATCGTATAAATAATTCCATTTAG